CTTTAAAGGCTTCGAGCAAATTTGATAAAGTGTCGCATTTTGCCTCATTTAAGCCGAGTTTTTTAGCTAGAAATTTATAGTAAATTTTTGCACCGTCTTTTAAATTCACAGCAGGTGCATTTGAAGTTTTTGATAGCTTTTTATCACCGCTTTTAAGCAGGCTATGATGGATAAAATTTGCATTTTTAAAATTTAGTCCGAGCAAATTTGCCATATATTTTTGAGCTGCCGAGCACTCAAGCAGATCCTCTCCGCGCACGAGCAAATTTACTCCAAGACGTTCATCATCAATGAGACTTGCAAAGTTATAAGCAGCGCTGCCGTCTTTCTTATATATCATAAAATCGCCCATGCTTTTAGCCAAATTTATACTTTTGCTTTGGTTTAAATTTGCAAATCCAAATTTCGCTAAGTCGCATCCCACATCTAGAGCTTCATCACTATTTACGTGAAGCCTGATACATGTTTTATCAGGAATAAATTTTAGATTTTTATTTAAGCAAATTTGTTTATAGATGCCGTTTTCAAATGAGTCTTTCATCGAGTGAGAGCACTCGCAAGCATAGCAAACTTCTAAATTTTCAAGTCTCTTAAGCGCATTTTCATAGCTTGAAGCTCTAAATTTAGAGCTAAATTTTGACTCAAATTCAGCTACACAGCTAGCTCCGTCGTCAAAGTCTATATCAAGCATATCAAGCACACGAAAGATATTTTCGGTATATTCGCTTCTATACCGCACAA
This Campylobacter sp. RM16192 DNA region includes the following protein-coding sequences:
- a CDS encoding glutamate--tRNA ligase family protein — protein: MQYKIISRIAPTPSGFLHPGNVYNFLLIYLFTRTLDGILYLRIDDYDLVRYRSEYTENIFRVLDMLDIDFDDGASCVAEFESKFSSKFRASSYENALKRLENLEVCYACECSHSMKDSFENGIYKQICLNKNLKFIPDKTCIRLHVNSDEALDVGCDLAKFGFANLNQSKSINLAKSMGDFMIYKKDGSAAYNFASLIDDERLGVNLLVRGEDLLECSAAQKYMANLLGLNFKNANFIHHSLLKSGDKKLSKTSNAPAVNLKDGAKIYYKFLAKKLGLNEAKCDTLSNLLEAFKENISHIKAL